In one Winogradskyella sp. MH6 genomic region, the following are encoded:
- the rpsE gene encoding 30S ribosomal protein S5 translates to MYQKYKNAELVKPGGLDLKDRLVGVQRVTKVTKGGRAFGFSAIVVVGDEAGVVGHGLGKSKDVATAISKAVEDAKKNLVRIPIIKGTLPHEQKGKYGGARVNIIPAAPGTGVIAGGAVRTVLEAVGVHDVLSKSQGSSNPHNVVKATFDALLQLRDAKAVARERGISLEKVYKG, encoded by the coding sequence ATGTATCAAAAATATAAAAACGCAGAATTAGTAAAACCAGGCGGATTAGATTTAAAAGACCGTTTAGTAGGTGTACAGCGTGTAACTAAAGTAACAAAAGGTGGTAGAGCATTTGGTTTTTCTGCTATCGTAGTTGTAGGTGACGAAGCTGGTGTTGTAGGTCATGGTTTAGGAAAATCTAAAGACGTAGCAACAGCAATTTCTAAAGCTGTAGAAGACGCTAAAAAGAACTTAGTAAGAATTCCTATCATAAAAGGTACTTTACCTCACGAACAAAAAGGAAAGTATGGTGGTGCTAGAGTAAATATTATTCCAGCTGCACCTGGTACCGGAGTTATTGCTGGTGGTGCTGTAAGAACAGTACTTGAAGCTGTTGGTGTACATGATGTATTATCAAAATCTCAAGGATCTTCAAATCCTCACAACGTTGTTAAAGCTACTTTTGATGCTTTATTACAATTAAGAGATGCAAAAGCAGTAGCAAGAGAACGTGGAATTTCACTTGAAAAAGTATATAAAGGATAA
- the rpsD gene encoding 30S ribosomal protein S4, protein MARYTGPKTKIARKFGQAIFGDDKAFEKRNYPPGQHGNNRRRGKKSEYAIQLMEKQKAKYTYGILERQFRNMFKRATAAQGITGEVLLQFCESRLDNVVFRMGIAPTRSAARQLVSHRHITVNGEKVNIPSYQLKAGDVVAVREKSKSLDAIQASLANSSNVYEWITWNNDTMQGTYVSVPARIQIPEQINEQFIVELYSK, encoded by the coding sequence ATGGCAAGATATACTGGTCCTAAAACTAAAATAGCTCGTAAATTCGGACAAGCTATCTTCGGAGACGATAAAGCCTTCGAAAAAAGAAACTACCCTCCAGGTCAACACGGTAACAACAGAAGACGTGGGAAAAAATCTGAGTACGCAATCCAATTAATGGAAAAGCAAAAAGCAAAATATACTTATGGTATATTAGAGCGTCAATTCAGAAACATGTTCAAAAGAGCTACTGCTGCTCAAGGTATTACTGGTGAAGTATTATTACAATTTTGTGAGTCTCGTTTAGATAACGTGGTTTTCAGAATGGGTATTGCTCCAACTAGAAGTGCTGCAAGACAATTAGTATCTCACAGACATATTACAGTAAATGGTGAAAAGGTAAATATTCCTTCTTACCAATTAAAAGCTGGTGATGTTGTTGCAGTAAGAGAAAAATCTAAATCTTTAGATGCTATTCAAGCTTCATTAGCTAATTCTAGCAATGTATACGAATGGATTACATGGAATAACGATACAATGCAAGGAACTTATGTTTCTGTACCTGCAAGAATCCAAATTCCTGAGCAAATCAACGAGCAGTTCATCGTCGAACTTTACTCTAAATAA
- the rpmD gene encoding 50S ribosomal protein L30, whose product MAKIKVTKVKSAINRTKRQKQTLEALGLRKIGQVVEHDATPNILGMVKKVEHLVSVEEA is encoded by the coding sequence ATGGCAAAGATTAAAGTAACTAAAGTAAAAAGTGCAATCAATCGTACTAAAAGACAAAAGCAAACATTAGAAGCTTTAGGTCTTAGAAAGATTGGACAAGTAGTAGAGCACGATGCCACACCAAATATCCTTGGTATGGTGAAGAAAGTTGAACATTTAGTTTCTGTAGAGGAAGCTTAA
- the ykgO gene encoding type B 50S ribosomal protein L36, translating to MKVRASVKKRSADCKLVRRKGRLYVINKKNPRFKQRQG from the coding sequence ATGAAAGTAAGAGCATCAGTTAAAAAGAGAAGTGCTGATTGTAAATTAGTACGTCGTAAAGGAAGACTTTACGTTATTAACAAAAAGAATCCAAGATTCAAGCAAAGACAAGGATAA
- the rplO gene encoding 50S ribosomal protein L15 codes for MDLSNLKPAEGSVKNQGKRVGRGQGSGKGGTATRGHKGAKSRSGYSKKLGFEGGQMPLQRRVPKFGFTNINRVEYQGINLDTLQELVDEKKIKDTVDFETLVSLGKAGKNDLVKILGRGELKAKLTVTAHKFTATAKAAIEAAGGEAVTL; via the coding sequence ATGGATTTAAGTAATTTAAAACCTGCAGAAGGTTCAGTTAAAAATCAAGGAAAACGTGTTGGACGTGGTCAAGGATCTGGTAAAGGAGGTACTGCGACAAGAGGACACAAAGGAGCTAAGTCACGTTCAGGATACTCTAAGAAATTAGGTTTCGAAGGTGGTCAAATGCCTTTACAAAGACGTGTTCCTAAGTTTGGATTTACTAACATTAATAGAGTAGAATATCAAGGTATAAACTTAGATACTTTACAAGAGTTAGTAGATGAAAAGAAAATTAAGGATACTGTAGATTTTGAAACACTTGTATCATTAGGTAAAGCTGGAAAGAACGATCTGGTTAAAATCTTAGGTAGAGGTGAATTAAAAGCAAAATTAACAGTAACTGCACATAAATTTACTGCTACGGCAAAAGCTGCTATTGAAGCTGCTGGTGGTGAAGCTGTAACTTTATAA
- the infA gene encoding translation initiation factor IF-1, translated as MAKQAAIEQDGTIIEALSNAMFRVELENGHIVTAHISGKMRMHYIKLLPGDKVKLEMSPYDLTKARITYRY; from the coding sequence ATGGCAAAGCAAGCAGCAATAGAACAAGACGGAACAATTATAGAAGCATTATCTAATGCAATGTTTCGAGTTGAATTAGAAAATGGTCACATTGTGACGGCACACATATCTGGTAAAATGCGTATGCATTACATTAAGTTGTTACCAGGTGATAAAGTAAAATTAGAAATGAGCCCTTACGATTTAACTAAGGCTCGTATAACCTATAGATACTAA
- the secY gene encoding preprotein translocase subunit SecY produces MKIIETLKNVWKITELKDRIILTLGLLLVYRFGAQVVLPGVDFPKLAELQSSAAQGGLLWLINAFTGGGFSKASVFALGIMPYISASIVVQLMGIAIPYLQKLQKEGASGQKKITQITRWLTIGICLVQAPAYLGTIPSLSGLQSINQMLIPGFSESIFYFSSVVILVTGCVFAMWLGEKITDKGIGNGISLLIMVGIIATMPQSFAQNMFSRLEGGNGGFMMILIELVIWFLIILGAVFLVMAVRKVAVQYARRTASGGYEKNVFGSRQFLPLKLNASGVMPIIFAQAIMFAPAYIGKLFGPESSVGQWMQTNFQDIFGFWYNFVFALLIIIFTYFYTAITVPTNKMADDLKRSGGFIPGIRPGTETAEYLDKIMSQITLPGSIFLALVAIFPAFVYQLVGVQQGWALFFGGTSLLIMVGVAIDTMQQINSYLLNKHYDGLMKTGKNRKSVTA; encoded by the coding sequence ATGAAGATAATAGAAACATTAAAAAACGTCTGGAAAATCACTGAGCTTAAGGATAGAATTATTCTAACCTTAGGCTTGTTATTAGTGTACCGTTTTGGTGCTCAGGTGGTTTTACCAGGTGTAGATTTTCCAAAGTTAGCTGAACTACAGAGTTCTGCAGCACAAGGTGGTTTATTATGGCTTATTAATGCTTTTACAGGTGGTGGTTTTTCTAAAGCCTCTGTATTTGCTTTAGGTATTATGCCTTACATCTCTGCATCTATCGTTGTACAACTTATGGGTATTGCAATTCCTTATCTGCAGAAACTTCAAAAAGAAGGTGCAAGTGGGCAAAAGAAGATTACTCAAATTACACGATGGTTAACTATAGGAATTTGTTTGGTTCAGGCACCTGCTTATTTAGGTACTATTCCTTCTTTATCTGGGCTTCAGTCAATCAACCAAATGTTAATACCTGGTTTTTCAGAAAGCATATTCTATTTCTCATCAGTAGTCATCCTAGTAACAGGTTGTGTATTCGCAATGTGGTTAGGTGAAAAAATTACTGATAAAGGTATAGGTAATGGTATTTCATTATTAATTATGGTTGGTATTATTGCAACTATGCCACAGTCGTTTGCACAAAACATGTTCTCTAGATTAGAAGGTGGAAATGGTGGATTTATGATGATTTTAATAGAATTAGTTATTTGGTTCTTAATCATTTTAGGTGCAGTATTCTTAGTAATGGCAGTACGTAAAGTAGCTGTTCAGTATGCTAGAAGAACAGCTTCTGGTGGATATGAGAAAAATGTATTTGGATCTCGTCAGTTTTTACCATTAAAGTTAAACGCTTCAGGTGTAATGCCTATCATATTTGCACAAGCTATTATGTTCGCGCCTGCATATATTGGTAAGTTATTTGGTCCTGAAAGTAGTGTAGGTCAATGGATGCAAACCAATTTTCAAGATATTTTTGGATTTTGGTACAACTTCGTGTTTGCATTATTGATTATAATATTTACATATTTCTACACTGCAATTACAGTACCTACAAACAAAATGGCTGACGACTTAAAGCGTAGTGGTGGATTTATACCAGGTATCAGACCAGGTACAGAAACTGCTGAGTACTTAGATAAAATCATGTCTCAGATTACCTTACCAGGATCTATTTTCTTAGCCTTAGTAGCTATATTCCCTGCTTTTGTTTATCAATTAGTAGGAGTGCAACAAGGTTGGGCATTATTCTTTGGTGGTACATCACTATTAATTATGGTTGGTGTGGCTATAGATACTATGCAGCAGATTAATTCTTATTTATTGAATAAGCATTATGATGGCTTGATGAAAACGGGAAAAAACAGAAAATCTGTTACCGCATAA
- the rpsK gene encoding 30S ribosomal protein S11, whose translation MAKSSTKKRKVIVDAIGEAHITASFNNIIVSLTNKKGDVISWSSAGKMGFRGSKKNTPYAAQLAAEDAAGVAKEAGLKKVKVYVKGPGNGRESAIRSIHNSGIEVSEIIDVTPMPHNGCRPPKRRRV comes from the coding sequence ATGGCAAAGTCAAGTACAAAAAAACGTAAAGTAATAGTAGATGCTATAGGTGAAGCTCACATTACAGCTTCATTCAACAACATCATTGTTTCCTTAACAAATAAAAAAGGTGACGTAATTTCTTGGTCATCTGCTGGTAAAATGGGCTTTAGAGGTTCTAAAAAGAACACTCCTTATGCAGCACAATTAGCTGCAGAAGATGCTGCTGGTGTAGCTAAGGAAGCTGGTTTAAAGAAAGTAAAAGTATACGTAAAAGGTCCTGGTAATGGTAGAGAATCTGCTATCAGATCTATTCACAACTCAGGTATTGAAGTATCAGAAATTATCGATGTAACTCCAATGCCACATAACGGTTGTCGTCCTCCTAAGAGACGTCGCGTATAG
- the rpsM gene encoding 30S ribosomal protein S13, whose product MARIAGVDIPKQKRGVISLTYIYGIGRSRAKEILETAKVDESTKVQDWTDDEIGAIREAVGAFKIEGELRSETQLNIKRLMDIGCYRGIRHRAGLPLRGQRTKNNSRTRKGRRKTVANKKKVTK is encoded by the coding sequence ATGGCAAGAATTGCAGGTGTAGACATACCAAAACAAAAAAGAGGAGTTATCTCTTTAACTTATATCTATGGAATAGGTAGAAGTAGAGCTAAGGAAATTTTAGAAACTGCTAAAGTTGACGAGAGCACTAAAGTACAAGATTGGACTGACGACGAAATCGGAGCAATCCGTGAGGCTGTTGGTGCATTTAAAATCGAAGGTGAATTACGTTCTGAAACTCAATTAAACATTAAGCGTTTAATGGATATTGGATGTTACAGAGGTATTCGTCACAGAGCTGGTCTTCCTTTAAGAGGACAACGTACTAAGAACAACTCTCGTACAAGAAAAGGTAGAAGAAAAACAGTTGCTAACAAGAAAAAAGTAACTAAATAA